Proteins co-encoded in one Nothobranchius furzeri strain GRZ-AD chromosome 4, NfurGRZ-RIMD1, whole genome shotgun sequence genomic window:
- the syt19 gene encoding synaptotagmin-1 isoform X2, whose amino-acid sequence MAAVEFPAPAGLLSTSTELAMPFSDAVKYCILGISVLLLLVALSILAWQIFRCFSQTHTLNPHQDTVSSELLHSDEKTSTAGNYSAAPGTKLEDVRTKADRLSRCLSLASFPPELLQTDQDTREDQTTGRVCGSLRFSIFHDQLQSRLVVTLLQAEGLLDPARSTSLQPFVNVRLMLAAAEQKGLKGEEMPPGLWTVLQEWRSRIVKGSCSPVFGDQFGYILQKNVDELPRIHLRMEVRDFDKFSRHTVLGEVRVPLGQLSITHPLELQEDLRAPQKDLVGEVLLSLRLLPTSQRLEVGLLKVRMALTETSSETALYARISVQCNQNKLRYQKTSAVPCSPVTIFNETSGKSNKHLAGRLSVGKERSSEDEHWTLMLRSVRQPVAKWHLLLI is encoded by the exons ATGGCTGCCGTGGAATTCCCGGCTCCTGCGGGGCTGCTTTCCACCTCCACGGAGCTGGCGATGCCCTTCTCAGATGCGGTGAAGTATTGCATTCTGGGAAtttctgtcctcctcctcctggtgGCGCTGAGCATCTTGGCCTGGCAGATCTTCAGATGcttctcacagacacacacactgaacCCCCACCAGGACACAG TGAGCAGCGAGCTGTTGCACTCAGACGAGAAGACTTCCACAGCAGGAAACTACTCAGCAGCGCCCGGTACCAAG CTGGAAGACGTGAGAACTAAAGCTGACAGACTGAGTCGATGTTTGTCCCTGGCCTCGTTTCCTCCAGAACTTCTCCAAACGGACCAGGACACGAGGGAGGACCAGACCACAGGAAGG GTTTGCGGCTCCCTGCGTTTCTCCATCTTCCACGACCAGCTGCAGTCTCGGTTGGTGGTTACCTTGTTGCAGGCGGAGGGGCTTCTGGACCCGGCCCGGAGCACAAGCCTCCAACCGTTTGTCAACGTCAGACTCATGCTGGCTGCAGCAGAACAGAAGGGCTTGAAG GGTGAAGAGATGCCACCTGGACTGTGGACGGTGCTGCAGGAGTGGCGCTCTCGCATTGTGAAAGGAAGCTGCAGCCCAGTGTTTGGTGACCAGTTTGGCTACATTCTGCAGAAAAACGTGGACGAGCTCCCGCGCATCCACCTTAGGATGGAG GTGAGGGACTTTGATAAATTCTCCAGACACACCGTGTTGGGGGAGGTGAGAGTTCCTCTGGGGCAGCTCAGCATCACCCACCCTCTGGAGCTCCAGGAGGACCTGCGAGCACCTCAGAAG GATCTTGTTGGAGAGGTGCTGCTGTCGTTGAGGCTCCTCCCTACCTCTCAGAGGCTGGAAGTGGGTCTGCTGAAGGTCAGgatggctctcactgagacctccTCAGAAACAG CCCTGTACGCCAGGATCAGTGTTCAGTGCAATCAGAACAAGCTGAGGTACCAGAAGACCTCTGCCGTCCCCTGCAGCCCAGTGACCATCTTCAACGAG ACGAGCGGGAAATCCAACAAACATCTGGCGGGACGGTTGAGCGTGGGGAAGGAGAGGAGCTCCGAGGATGAACACTGGACTCTGATGCTGCGCTCTGTCCGACAGCCTGTTGCAAAGTGGCATCTTCTGCTGATTTAA
- the syt19 gene encoding synaptotagmin-1 isoform X1, whose translation MAAVEFPAPAGLLSTSTELAMPFSDAVKYCILGISVLLLLVALSILAWQIFRCFSQTHTLNPHQDTVSSELLHSDEKTSTAGNYSAAPGTKLEDVRTKADRLSRCLSLASFPPELLQTDQDTREDQTTGRVCGSLRFSIFHDQLQSRLVVTLLQAEGLLDPARSTSLQPFVNVRLMLAAAEQKGLKGEEMPPGLWTVLQEWRSRIVKGSCSPVFGDQFGYILQKNVDELPRIHLRMEVRDFDKFSRHTVLGEVRVPLGQLSITHPLELQEDLRAPQKDLVGEVLLSLRLLPTSQRLEVGLLKVRMALTETSSETALYARISVQCNQNKLRYQKTSAVPCSPVTIFNEVLVFSLPELPLDRCKVLVSVFDMQTSGKSNKHLAGRLSVGKERSSEDEHWTLMLRSVRQPVAKWHLLLI comes from the exons ATGGCTGCCGTGGAATTCCCGGCTCCTGCGGGGCTGCTTTCCACCTCCACGGAGCTGGCGATGCCCTTCTCAGATGCGGTGAAGTATTGCATTCTGGGAAtttctgtcctcctcctcctggtgGCGCTGAGCATCTTGGCCTGGCAGATCTTCAGATGcttctcacagacacacacactgaacCCCCACCAGGACACAG TGAGCAGCGAGCTGTTGCACTCAGACGAGAAGACTTCCACAGCAGGAAACTACTCAGCAGCGCCCGGTACCAAG CTGGAAGACGTGAGAACTAAAGCTGACAGACTGAGTCGATGTTTGTCCCTGGCCTCGTTTCCTCCAGAACTTCTCCAAACGGACCAGGACACGAGGGAGGACCAGACCACAGGAAGG GTTTGCGGCTCCCTGCGTTTCTCCATCTTCCACGACCAGCTGCAGTCTCGGTTGGTGGTTACCTTGTTGCAGGCGGAGGGGCTTCTGGACCCGGCCCGGAGCACAAGCCTCCAACCGTTTGTCAACGTCAGACTCATGCTGGCTGCAGCAGAACAGAAGGGCTTGAAG GGTGAAGAGATGCCACCTGGACTGTGGACGGTGCTGCAGGAGTGGCGCTCTCGCATTGTGAAAGGAAGCTGCAGCCCAGTGTTTGGTGACCAGTTTGGCTACATTCTGCAGAAAAACGTGGACGAGCTCCCGCGCATCCACCTTAGGATGGAG GTGAGGGACTTTGATAAATTCTCCAGACACACCGTGTTGGGGGAGGTGAGAGTTCCTCTGGGGCAGCTCAGCATCACCCACCCTCTGGAGCTCCAGGAGGACCTGCGAGCACCTCAGAAG GATCTTGTTGGAGAGGTGCTGCTGTCGTTGAGGCTCCTCCCTACCTCTCAGAGGCTGGAAGTGGGTCTGCTGAAGGTCAGgatggctctcactgagacctccTCAGAAACAG CCCTGTACGCCAGGATCAGTGTTCAGTGCAATCAGAACAAGCTGAGGTACCAGAAGACCTCTGCCGTCCCCTGCAGCCCAGTGACCATCTTCAACGAGGTCCTCGTGTTCTCGCTGCCGGAGCTTCCTCTGGACAGGTGTAAAGTCTTGGTTTCTGTGTTTGACATGCAGACGAGCGGGAAATCCAACAAACATCTGGCGGGACGGTTGAGCGTGGGGAAGGAGAGGAGCTCCGAGGATGAACACTGGACTCTGATGCTGCGCTCTGTCCGACAGCCTGTTGCAAAGTGGCATCTTCTGCTGATTTAA
- the uba2 gene encoding SUMO-activating enzyme subunit 2: protein MVQLVGSLRKELADSLSTCKVLVVGAGGIGCELLKNLVLTGFKNIEVIDLDTIDVSNLNRQFLFQKKHVGKSKAQVAKESALQFCPSASITAYHDSITNPDYNVEFFRKFMLVMNALDNRAARNHVNRMCLAADIPLIESGSAGYLGQVTVIKKGLTECYECQPKPAQKTFPGCTIRNTPSEPIHCIVWAKYLFNQLFGEEDADQEVSPDTADPEAAWNPEDTAARAAVSEKDGDIKRVSTKVWARSTGYDPIKLFNKLFKDDIMYLLTMDKLWKKRKAPTPLDWQQLEGNVSPNEEAPASGLKDQKVLDVWGYCQMFQDSVETLSSQLQEKGDDAELVWDKDDPPAMDFVTAAANLRMHVFSMNMKSRFDVKSMAGNIIPAIATTNAVIAGLIVLEGLKILSGEMETCRTVFLNKCPNLRKKLLVPCVLDPPSANCYVCVSKPEVTVKLNVQKTTVLSLQDRILKERFGMVAPDVQIEDGKGTILISSEEGETEANNNKFLSDFGIRNGSRLQSDDFLQDYTLLVNVLHTEELERDVEFEVIGEAPDKAPPPQSNQEEVNSITNGNKDSAQPSTSSKAEDDDLMIVDSDEEEVAASNSAAVATGTKRKYSETGESSAKRPRTDQSDAADDEDDIVALD, encoded by the exons ATGGTCCAACTGGTGGGATCCCTTCGAAAAGAGTTGGCCGACTCCCTGTCCACCTGCAAGGTTCTGGTAGTTGGAGCAGGTGGAATCGGCTGCGAGCTGCTGAAGAACCTGGTGCTAACCGGCTTTAAGAACATCGAAGTG ATCGACTTGGACACAATTGACGTGAGCAATTTGAACCGTCAATTCCTCTTTCAAAAGAAACATGTTGGCAAATCTAAAGCGCAG GTGGCAAAAGAAAGTGCCCTGCAGTTCTGCCCCAGTGCAAGCATCACAGCTTACCACGACAGCATCACCAA CCCTGATTATAATGTGGAGTTCTTCAGGAAGTTCATGCTTGTGATGAATGCTCTGGATAACAGAG CTGCTCGTAACCATGTAAACAGGATGTGCTTGGCAGCTGATATCCCTCTGATTGAGAGCGGCAGTGCTGGATACCTGGGACAAGTTACTGTCATCAAAAAG GGGTTGACTGAATGCTACGAGTGTCAACCAAAGCCCGCCCAGAAGACCTTCCCAGGATGCACCATCAGGAACACGCCCTCTGAGCCCATTCACTGCATCGTTTGGGCCAAGTATCTCTTCAA TCAACTGTTTGGAGAGGAGGACGCTGATCAAGAAGTGTCCCCGGACACCGCAGACCCAGAGGCTGCAT GGAATCCTGAAGACACGGCGGCTCGTGCTGCAGTTTCGGAAAAAGATGGAGACATCAAACGAGTTTCCACCAAAGTATGGGCCCGATCCACCGGATACGACCCAATCAAACTATTCAACAAG CTTTTCAAAGATGACATCATGTACCTGCTGACCATGGACAAGCTGTGGAAGAAGAGAAAAGCCCCAACACCTCTGGACTGGCAGCAGCTGGAGGGCAACG TTAGTCCCAATGAGGAGGCGCCGGCTTCAGGCCTGAAAGACCAGAAGGTTCTGGATGTTTGGGGTTACTGTCAGATGTTTCAGGACAGCGTGGAAACTCTCAGCTCACAGCTGCAGGAGAAGGGCGATGATGCTGAGCTTGTTTGGGACAAG GACGACCCTCCGGCCATGGACTTTGTCACTGCAGCAGCAAACCTACGGATGCACGTCTTCAGCATGAACATGAAGAGTCGCTTCGATGTAAAGT CGATGGCAGGAAACATCATCCCAGCTATCGCCACCACCAACGCTGTTATTGCAGGGCTGATTGTTCTGGAGGGGTTGAAGATCCTCTCTGGGGAGATGGAAACATGTCGCACG GTCTTTCTGAATAAGTGTCCCAACCTCAGAAAGAAGCTACTGGTTCCGTGCGTCCTGGACCCACCCAGCGCTAACTGctacgtctgcgtcagcaaacccGAAGTCACCGTCAAGCTTAACGTCCAGAAAACGACGGTTTTGTCTCTGCAGGACAGG ATCCTGAAGGAGAGGTTTGGGATGGTTGCTCCAGATGTTCAGATAGAAGATGGAAAAGGAACCATCCTGATCTCCTCAGAGGAGGGAGAGACGGAAG caaacaacaacaaatttcTTTCTGACTTTGGGATTCGTAACGGCAGCCGCCTTCAATCTGACGACTTCCTGCAAGATTACACACTCCTCGTTAATGTGCTGCACAC CGAGGAGCTCGAGAGGGATGTGGAGTTCGAGGTGATTGGTGAGGCTCCAGACAAAGCTCCGCCCCCTCAGAGTAACCAGGAGGAAGTAAACAGCATCACCAATGGTAACAAAGACTCCGCCCAGCCGTCCACGTCCTCTAAAG CTGAAGACGATGACCTCATGATCGTCGACTCTGACGAGGAGGAAGTGGCAGCATCTAACTCTGCAGCCGTGGCGACCGGCACCAAGAGGAAGTACTCAGAGACTGGCGAGTCCTCCGCCAAACGCCCACGGACGGACCAATCTGATGCAGCCGACGACGAAGATGACATCGTCGCTCTGGACTAG